In Maribacter aquivivus, a genomic segment contains:
- a CDS encoding Calx-beta domain-containing protein, with product MRLRLFCYLLVLLCATSFYAQETYLDTFTSTFYGNNEGTQNFSSDWFESGDDGNAWGGRIQITGGRLRFRNLDNRYIYRFVPLAGASSATLTLDYDANSAGGEAIDVYIYNADNNQWNFVERIDGGTGTLTYNLTNAQIDSNPAVIFYRGDTNWGNNDTIYIDNVQFSATFGSEILVDDVTVNENAGTATFTVRHGGSAASGPYSVNYTTSNISAIAGQDYTASSGTLNFDGTIWDTETITVFITDDTIFEGDETFSFSFVSTTDPNIDITDTAIGTILANDALIITDGGSATTCDDIFLDSGGISNYSDNEDLVYTICPDTANNYTQVNFDQFDVIPGDILYVYDGNSTGATLIGQYDNDNIPTQIFATNTNGCLTFRFTSNNNTTGNGWQASVSCSPPGPKIVVNDVYVDEDSGSAIFTVTHVRDRHGYSWLFGFIETPFTVEYMVSDGTANNGSDYISVNGTLTFTGEVGNVQTFSVPIVDDGVPELVEYFTVGFSDATAQYASVDYSDTANGYINSQILANDPLTLFQEFDGYYDYSTTGGSLRTNDNNTDACSITTSSSNSLIAPIPNTGTIKKAYLYWAHSSTVVDGAVTFEGQTVNANYQYQTTLTNRNFYGYVSDVTDIVAGVADPSTNVFDFSGLSIDNSNTYCSSATVLGGWTLFVFYEDPNLPAVNINLYQGFDGLSNDGNSFTLDSFYAIAGAGAKASFLSWEGDSTLDGNSSGTTNPNGERLSITNQANQDFILSGDGGQTGNNAYNSTMYDNTTTPDYNVNTTYGVDLDTYDISTYISPGDSQVTANVDVGQDFLISAAVVLKVPSNLIAGTVFEDVNYGGGQGRNMTNANGVGIASAIVELYKSDGTFVRRTTSKVSGDYSFGGMADGDYYVKLVNSTVRSNRDNGINCTTCVPIQTFRSYGDVTNTIEVLTEIGGTDPTAFSDSALGVFDDSQSLSLVSIASSGVANIDFGFNFNTIVNTNEFGQGSLEQFILNSNTLGETGLDIEANSIFDPAVEEDVSIFMIPPTGDSFGRTADVNYNAAGYFNILIDDSNELSTITGTNTIIDGRTQAAYSGDANSGTVGAGGTSVGVSNIALPNYERPEIQVHRDKGDVFISEGNNVTIRNLSVFADKNSAIVAEQGSLNVVQNLIGVDATANNSGDLKVGVENKGADINVDGNYLSTITESAILIDGGNSSIIQNNHFINNGSTACDDAILLADGSGVIIRQNYIEASASTAIDGEDKVDSIIITENSLTTSGQDGGDCKGNPQQMAVKLAGNGSSVTNNKIYQNGGAGIAIVDGSSNLISQNSIYANGTVTPSLGIDLDMDGITLNDTSDSDSGPNNLENFPVINSAFISGTNLVVTGWTSPGSTVEVFFTDINEGTATLGDNQLGLTQDYGEGQIFIGTAVEGSSDDQDATSSLYLDDDGNTDNTNKYKFVFPLPSSTAVGDLITTTGTRSNSTSEFSPEVVIKTYTVITNRNITYRIKSN from the coding sequence ATGAGATTAAGACTTTTTTGTTATTTATTAGTTCTATTGTGTGCCACAAGTTTCTACGCCCAAGAAACTTACTTGGATACGTTTACCAGTACTTTTTACGGTAATAATGAAGGTACTCAAAATTTTAGTTCTGACTGGTTCGAAAGTGGTGACGACGGTAATGCTTGGGGAGGGAGAATACAAATCACTGGAGGTAGGTTGCGTTTCAGAAATCTTGATAACAGATATATTTATCGATTTGTTCCTTTAGCGGGAGCTTCATCCGCAACTTTGACATTGGATTACGATGCAAATTCTGCAGGGGGTGAGGCAATAGATGTGTACATATATAATGCAGATAATAACCAGTGGAATTTTGTAGAGAGAATAGATGGTGGTACTGGAACATTGACATATAATTTGACTAATGCACAAATAGATTCAAATCCTGCAGTTATTTTTTATCGAGGTGATACCAATTGGGGAAATAATGATACCATTTATATTGATAATGTACAATTCTCGGCAACATTTGGATCTGAAATATTGGTAGATGATGTTACTGTAAATGAAAATGCTGGTACTGCAACCTTTACAGTAAGGCACGGTGGTAGTGCTGCGAGCGGACCTTATAGTGTTAATTATACAACTTCGAATATATCTGCGATTGCGGGCCAAGATTATACGGCATCAAGTGGAACTTTAAATTTTGACGGTACCATTTGGGATACCGAAACTATAACCGTTTTTATTACAGATGATACTATATTTGAAGGTGATGAAACCTTTAGTTTTTCCTTTGTTTCAACTACTGACCCTAATATAGATATTACAGATACAGCTATAGGTACCATCTTGGCAAATGACGCTTTGATTATAACTGATGGAGGCTCTGCAACTACCTGTGATGATATATTTTTAGATTCTGGAGGGATTAGTAATTATTCTGATAACGAAGACCTGGTTTATACTATTTGTCCAGATACAGCAAATAATTATACACAAGTAAATTTTGATCAGTTTGATGTAATTCCCGGTGATATATTATACGTATATGATGGTAACAGTACTGGTGCTACATTAATTGGGCAATATGATAATGATAATATACCTACCCAAATTTTTGCCACTAATACCAACGGTTGCTTAACTTTTAGGTTTACATCAAATAATAATACAACGGGTAACGGTTGGCAGGCTAGTGTTAGTTGTTCACCACCGGGACCTAAAATTGTTGTAAATGATGTGTATGTAGATGAAGATTCTGGTAGTGCAATTTTTACGGTAACACACGTACGTGATCGTCATGGATATAGCTGGTTATTTGGTTTTATTGAAACACCGTTTACAGTAGAGTATATGGTTAGCGATGGTACGGCTAATAATGGTAGTGATTATATATCAGTAAATGGTACACTTACTTTTACAGGTGAGGTGGGCAATGTTCAAACTTTTTCGGTACCTATTGTAGATGATGGAGTGCCTGAATTAGTGGAGTATTTTACAGTAGGGTTTTCAGATGCCACTGCTCAATATGCTTCGGTAGATTATAGTGATACGGCTAACGGTTACATAAATTCTCAAATTTTGGCAAATGACCCATTAACGCTTTTTCAAGAATTTGATGGGTATTACGATTATTCAACCACAGGAGGATCTTTAAGAACAAATGATAACAACACAGATGCTTGTTCTATAACAACATCGTCATCAAATTCGTTGATTGCACCTATACCAAATACAGGTACTATTAAAAAAGCATATTTATACTGGGCGCATTCAAGTACAGTAGTTGATGGTGCAGTTACTTTTGAAGGGCAAACGGTTAATGCTAATTATCAATATCAAACAACACTAACCAATAGAAATTTCTATGGTTATGTAAGTGATGTTACAGATATAGTGGCGGGTGTAGCAGATCCATCCACCAATGTTTTTGATTTTTCTGGATTGTCTATAGATAACTCAAATACGTATTGCTCATCGGCAACTGTATTAGGAGGCTGGACTTTGTTCGTTTTCTACGAAGATCCTAATCTACCTGCTGTAAATATTAATTTATATCAAGGTTTTGATGGTTTAAGTAATGATGGAAATTCATTTACTTTAGATAGTTTTTATGCAATTGCAGGTGCAGGTGCAAAAGCATCATTTTTATCATGGGAAGGAGATTCAACCTTAGATGGTAATAGTTCTGGTACAACTAACCCTAATGGAGAACGACTCTCGATTACGAATCAGGCAAATCAAGATTTTATTTTATCAGGAGATGGTGGTCAAACAGGTAATAATGCCTATAATTCAACGATGTATGATAATACCACAACACCAGATTATAATGTAAACACAACATATGGTGTAGATTTAGATACGTATGATATCTCTACTTATATCTCTCCTGGAGATTCTCAGGTAACTGCAAATGTAGATGTGGGTCAAGATTTCTTGATATCTGCAGCAGTGGTATTAAAGGTTCCTTCTAATCTAATTGCAGGTACTGTTTTTGAAGATGTTAATTATGGTGGTGGTCAAGGTAGAAATATGACAAATGCCAATGGCGTTGGTATAGCTAGCGCTATTGTAGAATTATACAAAAGTGATGGCACCTTTGTAAGAAGAACGACTTCAAAAGTAAGTGGCGATTATAGTTTTGGTGGTATGGCAGATGGTGATTACTACGTTAAATTGGTGAATTCTACGGTTAGGTCTAATAGAGATAATGGTATAAACTGTACGACTTGTGTACCGATACAAACATTTAGAAGTTATGGTGATGTTACCAATACAATTGAAGTGTTGACCGAAATTGGGGGAACAGATCCAACAGCCTTTAGCGATTCGGCTTTAGGTGTTTTTGATGATTCACAAAGTTTATCATTGGTAAGTATAGCTAGTAGTGGTGTAGCCAATATAGATTTCGGATTCAATTTTAATACTATAGTTAATACAAACGAATTTGGTCAAGGTTCTCTTGAGCAATTTATTTTGAACAGTAATACGCTAGGTGAAACTGGTCTTGATATTGAGGCTAATTCAATTTTTGACCCAGCAGTGGAAGAAGATGTATCTATTTTCATGATACCACCAACTGGTGATAGTTTTGGTAGAACGGCAGATGTAAATTATAATGCTGCAGGCTATTTTAATATTTTAATTGATGATTCAAATGAATTATCTACAATTACAGGTACCAATACAATAATTGATGGTAGAACCCAAGCAGCTTATTCTGGTGATGCTAATTCAGGTACAGTTGGTGCTGGCGGTACATCTGTTGGGGTTTCTAATATAGCATTGCCAAATTATGAGAGACCAGAAATACAGGTTCATAGAGACAAAGGTGATGTATTTATCTCAGAAGGGAATAATGTTACCATTAGAAATTTAAGTGTATTTGCAGATAAGAATTCAGCGATAGTAGCGGAACAAGGCTCTTTAAATGTTGTTCAAAACTTAATAGGGGTTGATGCTACAGCTAACAATTCGGGCGATTTAAAAGTAGGAGTAGAAAATAAAGGAGCGGACATTAATGTAGATGGAAATTATCTTTCGACCATAACAGAGTCAGCTATTTTAATAGATGGTGGTAATTCAAGTATCATCCAGAATAATCATTTTATAAATAATGGTAGTACAGCTTGTGATGATGCTATTTTGCTTGCAGATGGTTCTGGTGTAATTATTAGGCAGAACTATATTGAAGCATCGGCATCCACTGCTATTGATGGTGAAGATAAAGTAGATAGTATTATTATTACTGAAAATTCTTTAACAACATCAGGTCAAGATGGTGGTGATTGTAAAGGAAATCCACAGCAAATGGCTGTGAAATTGGCTGGTAATGGTTCTTCGGTAACAAATAATAAAATATATCAAAATGGTGGAGCCGGTATTGCTATTGTTGACGGTTCATCAAACTTAATTAGTCAAAATTCTATTTACGCTAATGGTACAGTAACTCCAAGTTTAGGTATAGATTTAGATATGGATGGTATCACATTGAATGATACTTCAGATTCAGATTCAGGTCCTAATAATTTAGAAAATTTCCCTGTTATTAACTCTGCTTTTATTTCTGGAACCAATCTAGTAGTAACCGGGTGGACTTCACCAGGGTCAACCGTTGAGGTATTTTTTACTGATATAAATGAAGGCACAGCTACGTTAGGTGATAATCAATTGGGGTTAACCCAGGATTATGGTGAAGGTCAAATTTTTATAGGTACAGCGGTAGAAGGTAGTTCAGATGATCAAGATGCAACATCATCATTATATCTTGACGATGATGGAAATACTGATAATACAAATAAATATAAGTTCGTATTCCCTTTACCATCAAGTACTGCTGTAGGAGATCTAATAACCACCACAGGAACAAGGTCAAATTCAACTTCTGAATTCTCGCCAGAAGTTGTAATTAAGACTTACACGGTAATTACCAATAGAAATATTACGTATCGGATAAAAAGTAATTAA